The candidate division KSB1 bacterium genomic sequence CTTCATCGGCATTGCCAAGTTTCATTTTTGTCGTCGATAGAACGTTACCATTGGCATGAATTTTAGCAGCCTCTGGTTTTAAGGCGTCGTGCGGATCAGTTATTGGTTTCAAAACTTTATATTCGACTTTTATCAGATCAATCGCTTCACGGGCAATGGCTTCAGTTTTAGCAACAACGCCTGCTATGACATCACCGACATAACGAGTCAGTTCTCCGACCTTAACCATGGTCGGCCAATCGGGAACAATGAGTCCGACATTTCGATCTCCGGGAATTTCATCTGCAAGAAAAACCTTTGTCACGCCCGGCAATTTTTTTGCTTGACTTGTATCGATAGATAAAACTTCGGCACGCGGATGGTCGCTAAATTTCAAGGCGCCGTAAAGCATATCGTCAAATTTCATATCGCAGACGAACGGTCGCTGTCCGAGAACGACGTCGTAAGAATCATATTTCGGCAACCTCTCACCAATTTTACCTGTACATTTGCCATTGGAGTCAGATTTGCCGTTTCTTAAATTTTCTCCGGCGCATAAAATTGAATCGATGATTTTTTTATAACCTGTGCAACGACACAGATTTGGAGTCAAAGCATTGGTGACTTCTTCTCGCGTTGGCTCGGTATTTTTATCCAATAGAACTTTTGCCTGCATGACGAATCCGGGAATACAAAAACCGCACTGGACGCCGCCTTTGTCCAGAAAAGCATTTGCGAAAACCTCCTGCGTTTTTTGATCTAACCCCTCAATTGTCGTGACCTCACCATCAACGACTTTTTTCATTGAAATGGCACAAGAGAGAACCGCACGATCGTTAAGCTCCACCACACAGCAGCCGCATGCTGCTTGAGGGGCGCAACCGTCTTTGGGAGAAATGATGTTTTCATGCTCTCTCAGATAGCTGAGGAGCAGAAGCTCAGGGTCGCCATCATAAGTTTTTGTTTTGCCGTTTAAAGTAAATTGCATAAAATTGTCCTTCTATTTTTTTCACAGATCGTTTTTGATATTTTAGGGCCGCTCCGGCTCCTCGCCCCGTGGGATAAGTACCACTTTTTTATAAAAATTATCTCCGCTTAACTATCCAACGGGGCGAGGGATCCTGCGCGGGCTTCGCGCGCCTCCTTCCCGACTTCATTATTATATATTTAAGGAACGTCGGGAAGGGGTCGCACTCCGCAAAATCCTTTCAAATAAAAAAATCACTAAGCGTATTTCAGTCTTCCCTTAGGTTTGGGAATTGGCCGCCCTAATTCTTTGGCAGTTTCAATCCATTCTTGAATAATACCTTCTACATTCTCGACGGCTTCCTTGTAAGTTTTGCCATCCGCTGCACAACCCGGCAATTCCGGTACTTCCGCGATGAAAGCTTGATCTTCATCACTCCAATAAATCTTTAATTCAAATTCAGACATCTAATTGCTTTGCTCCATGAGAAATCACAACAATCTCGACGATGTCAGCTTTTAAGCGATAAACAATTCTATAGCTCTGGAAAATTTTTTCTCTCAAATTTTCTTCCTGATATTCCGGAACGATTCGACCTAACATAGGAACCTTGGGATCTCTTTAACAATTGCATTGATCTTTTTTGCGAAGATTGAAGCATAATACTCAGAGTCTTTGCAAATGTAATTACAAATTTCCTCAAAACTTTGAATCGCCTTTGGAGACCACTTTATTCTTTTAGCCATTTAGCCATGCGTTTCTCTACTTCTTCGTGGGAAATACCTCGCCCTTCGTCAAGCTGTTTTAGTCCTTCATCAACTTGATACCG encodes the following:
- a CDS encoding molybdopterin-dependent oxidoreductase, whose amino-acid sequence is MQFTLNGKTKTYDGDPELLLLSYLREHENIISPKDGCAPQAACGCCVVELNDRAVLSCAISMKKVVDGEVTTIEGLDQKTQEVFANAFLDKGGVQCGFCIPGFVMQAKVLLDKNTEPTREEVTNALTPNLCRCTGYKKIIDSILCAGENLRNGKSDSNGKCTGKIGERLPKYDSYDVVLGQRPFVCDMKFDDMLYGALKFSDHPRAEVLSIDTSQAKKLPGVTKVFLADEIPGDRNVGLIVPDWPTMVKVGELTRYVGDVIAGVVAKTEAIAREAIDLIKVEYKVLKPITDPHDALKPEAAKIHANGNVLSTTKMKLGNADEVLQKSDFVVSGKFQTQTIEHGFMEPESSIAKPWYDGIEVFSQGQGIYEDQKQIAKLLNLSLEKVKVVMVPNGGAFGGKEDLSIQGHAALFAYHLKRPVKITLTRDESIRMHPKRHPLWMDYSVGC
- a CDS encoding type II toxin-antitoxin system HicB family antitoxin; the encoded protein is MSEFELKIYWSDEDQAFIAEVPELPGCAADGKTYKEAVENVEGIIQEWIETAKELGRPIPKPKGRLKYA